The genomic window CTGCAGCGCGTCGACGCCGGTGCGGGGCACCGCCGCGTGCGCCATCCGGCCCTGGATGGTCACCTCCATCTGCAGGCAGCCGTTGTGCGCGGTCACCACCTCGTAGCTGAAGCCGGCGGCAATCATCAGGTCGGGCCGGGTCAGGCCCTTCTCCAGCAGCCAGCCGGGGCCCAGCAGGCCGCCAAATTCCTCGTCGTAGGTGAAGTGCAGCTCGACCGTGCCGCGCGTGGGCCGGGCCACCGCTTCCAGCGCGCGCACGGCGAAGCTGAAGGTGGAAAAGTCGCTCTTGCTGACGGCGCTGGCGCGGCCGAACAGCTGGCCGTTCTCGATCTCGGCGCCGTAGGGGTCGTGCGTCCAGCCTTCGCCGGGCGGCACCACGTCGCCATGGGCGTTGAGGGCGATGGTTTTGCCGCCGTTGCCGTAGGGCCGGCGCACGATCAGGTTGGTGATGCTCTGCATGCCGTAGTCGCGCACCTCCTGCTCGGGCACGGCGTGCCTTTCGGCGTCGAAGCCCCAGGCCTTGATCAGCTCGGCGGTGCGCTCGGCGTGCGGGGCGTTGTTGCCCGGCGGCGTGTCGGTGGGCACGCGCACCAGTTGCTGCAAAAACTCGACCTGCTCGTCGAAGTGCTGGTCGATCCAGGCGTCGAGCTGGGCGTGGAGGGTGGCGGTGTCGGTCATGGTTTTTTAATCAAAAGTGGTTCTGGCCCGCGTGGATCAATAGCGGGCAGCTATCGTTATTGAAGTTTTCCGGCCGCCACGGCGTCCAGCAGGTGCTGCATGGCGCGCACCGCCAGCTCCATGTCGTCGGCGGTGGTCGATTCGAGCGGGTTGTGGCTGATGCCGGCGTTCTCGCCACGCACGAACAGCATGGCCTGGGGCATCACCTCGTGCAGCTTCATGGCGTCGTGGCCGGCGCCGCTGGGCAGGCGAAACACCGGCAGGCCCAATGATTCGACGGCCGCTTCCCAGCGCTTTTGCCAGGCCGGCGCGCTGGGCGCGGCGCTGGCGCGCATGGTCTCGGCCAGCTGGCACTGCAGGCTGCGGCGCTCAGCAATGGCGC from Burkholderiaceae bacterium includes these protein-coding regions:
- a CDS encoding M20/M25/M40 family metallo-hydrolase yields the protein MTDTATLHAQLDAWIDQHFDEQVEFLQQLVRVPTDTPPGNNAPHAERTAELIKAWGFDAERHAVPEQEVRDYGMQSITNLIVRRPYGNGGKTIALNAHGDVVPPGEGWTHDPYGAEIENGQLFGRASAVSKSDFSTFSFAVRALEAVARPTRGTVELHFTYDEEFGGLLGPGWLLEKGLTRPDLMIAAGFSYEVVTAHNGCLQMEVTIQGRMAHAAVPRTGVDALQAAVFIMNALYAENTVYQKVRSKVAGIEHPYLNIGRIEGGTNTNVIPGKVVLKLDRRMIPEEDPAKVEARIRKVIEGATRHFNRWRGVKGEDAVRTDVRRMLLANAMTPLPGNQPLVEAIQRNAEAVFGAKPPAVGTPLYTDVRLYVERGIPGVIYGAGPRTVLESHAKRNDERVDLQDLRRATKVVARTLADLLN